The following coding sequences are from one Mycoplasma tullyi window:
- a CDS encoding MIP family Ig-specific serine endopeptidase: protein MNRKKLSIIAGLIISQPILLVAASCTNTAKENKPQPEMGVEPSKTPVNKSQTQNPKPNDDKPSNQDTSGDKIVTKDHKNESDTNITNKSINKIETTNNKPINKVETTNTDNANLTTQEALTYYENHPELKKYDEERFNSETFLKDNISYIQQNLARSFALRWNYKDGSFSGGTTWLLDYQKVNDSSYKLFLATNYHVAVDIYRQGELEEYKQPARYDNPITDFKIGFDVQNSTNAGVKEWKEKTNYRNNFAYRTLKPEDVPKVIFLAQNFTENTKNVPNKNYYADFAVLEWDVNINSYLDLKDIIVPPNSDSRVQNYLLRQENIEWKLLTEHIKGAIKTFDEVYDKLTNKNLSIRNTDYKLPYASVSYETLDYARKHFLEAYHLDYLTKDESIPHSINKINELNSFIDDYLNNKTYLLPTNTYYAGFPFSKTKSETITNIPPGWENKPGYDDFDLNRPYITVDYDYNNKPVGDEGTVVFNKMPKSLFYGVVFETLSLNRVIGGMSGSLVTDRQGLPIGIFIGYSGSGSVLIGDKFATTSNVLYVPFVQNRMFTVNNLTVYPYNLIDGTDKSKYPKQLSSYREMLRKIYGVNGIKTKLFFEGV, encoded by the coding sequence ATGAATAGAAAGAAATTAAGCATAATTGCGGGTTTAATTATTAGTCAACCAATTCTATTGGTTGCTGCTTCATGTACCAATACTGCAAAAGAAAATAAACCACAACCCGAAATGGGTGTAGAACCATCAAAAACACCTGTAAACAAGAGCCAAACACAAAATCCTAAACCAAATGATGATAAGCCATCAAATCAAGATACATCTGGTGATAAAATCGTAACAAAAGATCATAAAAATGAATCAGATACGAATATCACCAATAAGTCTATAAATAAGATAGAAACAACAAATAATAAACCTATAAATAAGGTAGAAACAACAAATACTGATAATGCTAATTTAACAACGCAAGAAGCATTAACATACTATGAAAACCACCCTGAATTAAAGAAATATGATGAAGAACGTTTTAATAGTGAAACATTTTTAAAAGACAATATTTCGTATATTCAGCAAAACTTAGCACGTTCTTTTGCTTTAAGATGAAATTATAAAGATGGTTCATTTTCAGGAGGGACAACCTGATTGTTAGACTATCAAAAAGTAAATGATAGTTCATATAAGTTATTTTTAGCGACAAATTATCACGTTGCAGTTGATATTTATCGACAAGGTGAGCTTGAAGAATACAAGCAACCTGCTAGATATGATAATCCTATAACTGACTTTAAAATCGGCTTTGACGTTCAAAATAGCACCAACGCAGGTGTTAAAGAATGGAAAGAAAAAACCAACTATAGGAATAATTTTGCTTACAGAACGCTTAAACCTGAAGATGTTCCAAAAGTTATATTTTTAGCTCAAAACTTTACTGAAAATACTAAAAATGTACCTAACAAAAACTATTATGCTGATTTTGCGGTGCTTGAATGAGATGTGAATATAAATAGCTATCTTGATTTAAAAGACATTATTGTGCCTCCTAATTCTGATTCAAGAGTCCAAAACTACTTATTAAGGCAGGAAAATATCGAGTGAAAACTTTTAACAGAGCATATCAAAGGAGCTATTAAAACTTTTGATGAAGTTTATGATAAATTAACCAATAAAAATCTTTCAATCAGAAATACTGATTACAAACTTCCTTATGCTTCAGTTAGTTATGAAACTTTAGATTATGCAAGAAAACACTTTTTAGAAGCTTATCACCTTGATTATTTAACTAAAGATGAATCAATTCCACATTCAATTAATAAAATTAACGAATTAAACAGTTTTATCGATGATTATTTAAATAATAAAACCTATCTGTTACCAACTAACACTTATTACGCAGGTTTTCCATTTAGTAAAACAAAAAGTGAAACGATAACTAATATACCTCCAGGATGAGAAAATAAACCTGGTTATGATGATTTTGATTTAAATAGACCATATATAACAGTTGATTATGATTACAACAATAAACCAGTTGGGGATGAAGGGACTGTTGTATTTAATAAGATGCCTAAATCACTATTTTATGGTGTTGTATTTGAAACTTTATCATTAAATAGAGTTATTGGTGGTATGAGTGGTTCATTAGTTACTGATAGACAAGGGCTTCCAATTGGAATATTCATTGGTTACTCAGGTTCTGGATCAGTTTTAATAGGTGATAAATTCGCCACAACAAGTAATGTGCTTTATGTTCCTTTTGTTCAAAATAGAATGTTTACAGTAAATAATTTAACTGTCTATCCTTATAATTTGATCGATGGAACTGATAAAAGTAAATATCCAAAACAACTTAGTTCTTATAGAGAAATGCTTCGTAAAATTTACGGAGTTAATGGTATCAAAACCAAACTATTTTTTGAGGGTGTCTAA
- a CDS encoding arginine deiminase family protein, protein MAAKKKKTTKRSVKVSKKKVEDTKLSSTKEDNQPIVKVDNQLTTLDDRDSRLKEKTSLNFNVYNNSSKLKEVIIYRPGIEVERIIKKNNTTFSSAKHLERIQREHDILSAILQKNDVKVQYLNLMLASALDSLDDQLKEEFIQRFILEANVTSLSAFNTLFNYFRSFDSNLEMINAMIAGVRKNEVPSLIINRFSDLVLDDSAYYIQPLSDFLLQAKYFGVIGNGVVIYQHNDDYFNRHTLFYEYLVKFHSRFNNVNLYFSRNNDKCYLSSDDILLINKNTLLISVSEHTNILGIETFARNLYNDPKNKILRIIVCARKNSDQFISMNQLISSLDYDKFIVHQKALGEMVFFELLDSEQKDIDGLNKLEFKEIEISFESLIELIIKRRPKFILSGGGDELNGISEAKNSALEVLMVKPTEVIVYDRNKITNQLLLQQGLVVHYLPSAELARTNSGVNNLVIPLIRE, encoded by the coding sequence GTGGCAGCTAAAAAGAAAAAAACGACAAAACGATCAGTTAAAGTATCTAAGAAAAAAGTAGAAGATACTAAATTATCTTCTACAAAAGAAGATAATCAACCTATTGTTAAAGTTGACAACCAATTAACCACTTTAGATGATCGTGATAGTAGACTTAAAGAAAAAACATCCCTAAACTTTAATGTTTATAATAATTCTTCAAAATTGAAAGAAGTAATTATCTATCGTCCAGGGATTGAAGTAGAACGAATCATCAAGAAAAATAATACTACTTTTAGTAGTGCAAAGCACTTAGAACGAATTCAAAGAGAGCATGATATCTTAAGTGCGATTTTACAAAAAAATGATGTTAAGGTGCAATACTTAAATTTAATGTTAGCTTCAGCACTTGATTCATTAGATGATCAACTAAAAGAAGAATTCATCCAACGTTTTATTCTTGAAGCTAATGTAACTAGTTTATCAGCATTCAATACCCTATTTAATTACTTTAGAAGTTTTGATAGTAACCTAGAGATGATTAATGCAATGATAGCAGGAGTAAGAAAAAACGAAGTACCTTCATTAATTATTAATCGTTTTAGTGATTTAGTGCTAGATGATAGCGCTTATTATATCCAGCCACTTTCTGATTTCTTATTACAAGCTAAATATTTTGGTGTGATTGGTAATGGGGTTGTGATTTACCAACACAATGATGATTACTTTAACCGTCACACGTTGTTTTATGAATACTTAGTTAAGTTCCACTCTAGATTTAATAATGTCAATCTTTATTTCTCAAGAAATAATGATAAGTGTTATTTATCAAGTGATGATATCTTATTAATTAATAAAAATACTTTATTGATTAGTGTGTCTGAACACACTAATATCTTGGGAATCGAAACTTTTGCGCGTAATTTATACAATGATCCTAAGAACAAGATCTTAAGAATTATTGTATGTGCAAGAAAAAACAGTGATCAATTTATTAGCATGAATCAATTGATCTCATCACTTGATTATGATAAGTTTATTGTTCACCAAAAAGCGCTTGGTGAGATGGTGTTCTTTGAATTATTAGATTCAGAACAAAAAGATATTGATGGTTTAAACAAATTAGAGTTTAAAGAGATCGAGATTAGCTTTGAATCATTAATTGAATTGATTATTAAAAGAAGACCTAAGTTCATTCTTTCAGGTGGTGGTGATGAACTTAATGGCATTAGTGAAGCAAAGAATTCAGCACTAGAAGTGTTAATGGTAAAACCTACTGAAGTGATTGTTTATGATCGTAATAAGATTACCAACCAATTGTTATTGCAACAAGGTTTAGTAGTTCATTATTTACCATCAGCTGAATTAGCACGAACTAACTCTGGGGTTAACAACCTTGTAATTCCGTTAATTCGTGAATAA